In one window of Burkholderia sp. NRF60-BP8 DNA:
- a CDS encoding ABC transporter permease → MTIAPSSPSTAALKRELKAAEARKRTMALLLVAPLAIFLLLIFVVPIGTLLTRAVQNPEIATALPNTVAALSGWDRKTPPADAAYVALAADMTKVADSEAMGALARRLNTEIPGYRSLVAKTARTMPLKGDGDAAPSPAQTRARLIDLDARWGELAYWQAIAKNGSQVSPFYLLAALDHKQDGFGHIVQADPDQSIYLAIFGRTFVIGIAVTLFALLLGYPLAYWISTLSERRANLAMILVLIPFWTSVLVRVAAWIVLLQSEGLVNKALLGSGLISHPLTLLFNRVGVYISMTHILLPFMILPLYSVMKSIPPTYQRAAVSLGSHPFAAFWRVYVPQTYPGVGAGALLVFILAIGYYITPALLGGPNDQMVSYYVAYFTNVTINWGMACALGGLLLAATLVLYAVYGRFTRTNVSLG, encoded by the coding sequence ATGACGATTGCGCCTTCCTCGCCGTCGACCGCCGCACTCAAGCGCGAGCTGAAGGCTGCCGAGGCCCGCAAGCGCACGATGGCGCTGCTGCTGGTGGCGCCGCTCGCGATTTTCCTGCTGCTGATTTTCGTCGTGCCGATCGGCACGCTGCTCACGCGCGCGGTGCAGAACCCGGAGATCGCGACCGCGTTGCCGAACACGGTCGCCGCGCTGTCGGGCTGGGACCGCAAGACGCCGCCGGCGGACGCCGCGTATGTCGCGCTCGCGGCCGACATGACGAAGGTGGCCGACAGCGAGGCGATGGGTGCGCTCGCACGACGGCTGAACACCGAGATTCCCGGCTATCGCTCGCTCGTCGCGAAGACGGCGCGGACGATGCCGCTGAAGGGCGACGGCGACGCGGCGCCGTCGCCTGCGCAGACGCGCGCCAGGCTCATCGACCTCGATGCGCGCTGGGGCGAACTCGCGTACTGGCAGGCGATCGCGAAGAACGGCAGCCAGGTGTCGCCGTTCTACCTGCTCGCGGCGCTCGACCACAAGCAGGACGGTTTCGGCCATATCGTGCAGGCCGATCCCGACCAGTCGATTTACCTCGCGATCTTCGGGCGCACGTTCGTGATCGGCATCGCCGTCACGCTGTTCGCGCTGCTGCTCGGCTATCCGCTCGCATACTGGATCTCGACGCTGTCGGAACGGCGCGCGAACCTCGCGATGATCCTCGTGCTGATTCCGTTCTGGACCTCGGTGCTCGTGCGCGTCGCCGCATGGATCGTGCTGCTGCAGAGCGAAGGGCTCGTCAACAAGGCGCTGCTCGGCAGCGGGCTGATCTCGCATCCGCTGACGCTGCTGTTCAATCGCGTCGGCGTGTACATCTCGATGACGCACATCCTGCTGCCGTTCATGATCCTGCCGCTCTACAGCGTGATGAAGTCGATTCCGCCGACCTACCAGCGCGCGGCCGTATCGCTCGGCAGCCATCCGTTCGCCGCGTTCTGGCGCGTGTACGTGCCGCAGACCTATCCGGGCGTCGGCGCGGGCGCGCTGCTCGTGTTCATCCTTGCAATCGGCTACTACATCACGCCCGCGCTGCTCGGCGGGCCGAACGACCAGATGGTCAGCTACTACGTCGCGTATTTCACGAACGTGACGATCAACTGGGGCATGGCGTGTGCGCTCGGCGGGCTGCTGCTCGCGGCGACGCTCGTGCTGTACGCGGTGTACGGGCGCTTCACGCGCACCAACGTGAGCCTCGGCTGA
- a CDS encoding ABC transporter substrate-binding protein — protein MKRASFTARRTALALALVAFGASATAAELTVVNFGGANGDAQKVAFNQPFEKATGNKVTAVEYNGEQAKVKAMVEAKHVNWDVVEVESGDLNRGCDEGLYEKLDWSKIAKKSDLIPESPQVCGVGFFVWSTALSYNADKLKSAPTGWADFWNVKKFPGKRGMRKGARYNLEFALMADGVATKDVYKVLGTKAGQDRAFKKLDELKPYIQWWEAGAQPPQFLVAGDVVMSTAYNGRIDAAQKEGKNLKVVWNGSIYDLDYWAIPKGSPNKALAEQYIAYTLTPKPQQAYAQHIAYGPANIAAIKSLDAKTLANLPNSPANGKNAVLEDIGFWTDHSDELEQRFAAWATK, from the coding sequence ATGAAACGAGCAAGCTTCACCGCGCGCCGCACGGCGCTCGCGCTGGCACTGGTCGCGTTCGGCGCATCGGCCACGGCTGCCGAGCTCACGGTCGTCAACTTCGGCGGCGCGAACGGCGACGCGCAAAAGGTCGCGTTCAACCAGCCGTTCGAGAAGGCCACCGGCAACAAGGTCACGGCCGTCGAATACAACGGCGAGCAGGCGAAGGTGAAGGCGATGGTCGAGGCGAAGCACGTCAACTGGGACGTGGTCGAAGTCGAATCGGGCGACCTGAACCGCGGCTGCGACGAAGGGCTGTACGAGAAGCTCGACTGGTCGAAGATCGCGAAGAAATCCGACCTGATCCCGGAATCGCCGCAGGTGTGCGGCGTCGGCTTCTTCGTGTGGTCGACGGCGCTGTCGTACAACGCCGACAAGCTGAAATCGGCGCCGACCGGCTGGGCCGATTTCTGGAACGTGAAGAAATTCCCCGGCAAGCGCGGGATGCGCAAGGGCGCACGCTACAACCTCGAATTCGCGCTGATGGCCGACGGCGTCGCGACGAAGGACGTCTACAAGGTGCTCGGCACGAAGGCCGGCCAGGATCGCGCGTTCAAGAAACTCGACGAGCTGAAGCCGTACATCCAGTGGTGGGAAGCGGGTGCGCAGCCGCCGCAGTTCCTCGTCGCCGGCGACGTCGTGATGTCGACCGCGTACAACGGCCGCATCGACGCCGCGCAGAAGGAAGGCAAGAACCTGAAGGTCGTGTGGAACGGCAGCATCTACGACCTCGACTACTGGGCGATTCCGAAGGGCTCGCCGAACAAGGCGCTCGCCGAGCAGTACATCGCGTACACGCTGACGCCGAAGCCGCAGCAGGCGTATGCGCAGCACATCGCGTACGGCCCGGCGAACATCGCCGCGATCAAGTCGCTCGACGCGAAGACGCTCGCGAACCTGCCGAACTCGCCGGCCAACGGCAAGAACGCGGTGCTGGAGGACATCGGCTTCTGGACCGACCACAGCGACGAGCTCGAACAGCGCTTCGCCGCGTGGGCAACGAAGTAA
- a CDS encoding ABC transporter permease has translation MKLARPLFAPHMSFVERAWYVALRVLVVLTLLYLILPVLAIVPLSFSSSTFLVYPIPGFSTRWYENLIASDEWRMAAKNSFIVAPSATVVATVLGTLAAIGLTKADFRGKGLLMAVLLSPMIVPVVVVGVGMYLFFAPLGLANTYTGLIAAHAALGVPFVVTTVAATLQGFNQNLVRASLSLGANPVTTFFRVTLPVIAPGVMSGALFAFATSFDEVVVTLFLAGADQTTLPRQMFTGIRENISPTIAALATILIVFSTSLLLALEWLRGRNARRAVS, from the coding sequence ATGAAACTCGCCAGGCCGCTGTTCGCGCCGCACATGTCGTTCGTCGAGCGCGCGTGGTACGTCGCGTTGCGCGTGCTCGTCGTGCTGACGCTGCTGTACCTGATCCTGCCGGTGCTCGCGATCGTGCCGCTGTCGTTCTCGTCGAGCACGTTCCTCGTCTATCCGATTCCGGGTTTCTCCACGCGCTGGTACGAGAACCTGATCGCATCGGACGAGTGGCGGATGGCCGCGAAGAACAGCTTCATCGTCGCGCCGTCGGCGACGGTCGTCGCGACCGTGCTCGGCACGCTCGCGGCCATCGGCCTGACGAAGGCCGACTTCCGCGGCAAGGGGTTGCTGATGGCCGTGCTGCTGTCGCCGATGATCGTGCCCGTCGTCGTGGTCGGCGTCGGCATGTACCTGTTCTTCGCGCCGCTCGGGCTCGCGAATACCTACACGGGGCTGATCGCCGCGCACGCGGCGCTCGGCGTGCCGTTCGTCGTGACGACGGTCGCGGCGACGCTGCAGGGCTTCAACCAGAACCTCGTGCGCGCGAGCCTGTCGCTCGGCGCGAATCCGGTCACGACGTTCTTCCGCGTGACGCTGCCGGTGATCGCGCCGGGCGTGATGTCGGGCGCGCTGTTCGCGTTCGCGACGTCGTTCGACGAAGTGGTCGTCACGCTGTTCCTCGCGGGCGCGGACCAGACGACGCTGCCGCGCCAGATGTTCACCGGGATCCGCGAGAACATCAGCCCGACGATCGCCGCGCTCGCGACGATCCTGATCGTCTTCTCGACGAGCCTGCTGCTCGCGCTCGAGTGGCTGCGCGGCCGCAATGCGCGGCGCGCGGTGTCGTAA
- a CDS encoding alpha/beta hydrolase, protein MARSMRSRVMAGAVACAMSVAPFAGTAALTTLATTRTAMAATAPVDDYATTRYPIILVHGLTGTDKYAGVLEYWYGIQKDLQQHGATVYVANLSGFQSDDGPNGRGEQLLAYVKTVLAATGATKVNLVGHSQGGLTSRYVAAVAPDLVASVTTIGTPHRGSEFADFVQGVLAYDPTGLSSTVIAAFVNVFGILTSSSHNTNQDALASLKTLTTAQAATYNQNYPSAGLGAPGSCQTGASTETVGGNTHLLYSWAGTAIQPTLSVLGVTGATDTSTVPVVDPANALDLSTLALYGTGTVMINRGSGQNDGLVSKCSALYGKVLSTSYKWNHLDEINQLLGVRGAYAEDPVAVIRTHANRLKLAGV, encoded by the coding sequence ATGGCCAGATCGATGCGTTCCAGGGTAATGGCAGGGGCAGTGGCATGCGCGATGAGCGTCGCGCCGTTCGCGGGGACGGCCGCGCTGACGACGCTCGCGACGACGCGCACGGCGATGGCGGCAACCGCGCCCGTCGACGACTATGCGACGACGCGCTATCCGATCATTCTCGTGCACGGGCTGACCGGCACCGACAAGTATGCAGGCGTACTCGAGTACTGGTACGGCATCCAGAAAGACCTGCAGCAGCATGGCGCGACCGTCTACGTCGCGAACCTGTCGGGCTTCCAGAGCGACGACGGCCCGAACGGGCGCGGCGAACAGTTGCTGGCTTACGTGAAGACGGTGCTCGCCGCGACCGGCGCGACCAAGGTCAATCTCGTCGGTCACAGCCAGGGCGGGTTGACGTCGCGCTATGTCGCGGCCGTCGCACCCGATCTCGTCGCGTCGGTGACGACGATCGGCACGCCGCATCGCGGCTCCGAGTTCGCCGACTTCGTGCAGGGCGTGCTCGCGTACGATCCGACCGGATTGTCGTCGACGGTGATCGCCGCATTCGTCAATGTATTCGGCATCCTGACGAGCAGCAGCCACAACACGAACCAGGACGCGCTCGCGTCGTTGAAGACGCTGACCACCGCGCAGGCCGCCACCTACAACCAGAACTATCCGAGCGCGGGCCTCGGCGCGCCCGGAAGCTGCCAGACCGGCGCGTCGACGGAAACCGTCGGCGGCAACACGCATCTGCTGTATTCGTGGGCCGGCACGGCGATCCAGCCGACGCTTTCCGTGCTCGGCGTGACGGGGGCGACGGACACGAGCACCGTTCCGGTCGTCGATCCGGCGAACGCGCTCGACCTGTCGACGTTGGCGCTGTATGGCACGGGCACGGTGATGATCAACCGCGGCTCGGGCCAGAACGACGGGCTCGTGTCGAAGTGCAGCGCACTGTACGGCAAGGTGCTGAGCACGAGCTACAAGTGGAACCATCTCGACGAGATCAACCAGTTGCTGGGCGTGCGCGGCGCGTATGCGGAAGATCCGGTCGCCGTGATCCGCACGCATGCGAACCGGTTGAAGCTCGCGGGCGTGTGA
- the pdxR gene encoding MocR-like pyridoxine biosynthesis transcription factor PdxR, producing the protein MDTVIVADWLSARIDRSSPEPMYRQLLQLMQQAILTGELGPGTKLPSSRTLAGDLSIARNTVLHVYDQLTAEGYVLTTTGSGTYVADTRPDAAAIRVPGVTAPSVADEPPPPDAQGSLSMRGRQLIEHAGVSRRQWGAFMPGVPDVSEFPSRTWSRLQARLWKEANPELLTYAPGGGYRPLRRALADYLRVARSVKCSPDQVIITTGIHQSIDLAVRLLSDIGDRAWVEEPCYWGVRSVLQAAGLALAPVPVDQEGLDPRASDMQRPPRLVLVTPSHQYPLGMVMSLARRRMLLEYARQHRCWIIEDDYDSEFRYGSRPLASLQGLDDGGRVIYVGSLGKMLFPGLRMGYMVVPEHLVDTFRTGLSELYREGQLMQQAVLAEFIMDGHLTSHVRRMRTLYGERRQLMIDAIRARFGDALPVMGDEAGLHLVLGLPGACDDRAVTQSAFDAGVIVRPLTSYYSNLDTARQGLLLGYACVAHEGIRPAFDTLADTIEHHLPRDITRAA; encoded by the coding sequence TTGGATACCGTGATCGTCGCCGACTGGCTCTCCGCCCGCATCGACCGCAGCTCGCCCGAACCGATGTACCGGCAACTGCTGCAACTGATGCAGCAGGCCATCCTGACCGGAGAATTGGGGCCAGGAACAAAGCTGCCGAGTTCGCGCACGCTCGCGGGCGACCTGTCGATCGCGCGCAATACGGTCCTGCACGTGTACGACCAGCTGACGGCCGAAGGCTACGTGCTGACGACGACCGGCAGCGGCACCTACGTGGCCGACACGCGGCCGGACGCCGCCGCGATCCGGGTGCCGGGCGTCACGGCGCCGTCGGTCGCGGACGAACCGCCGCCGCCCGACGCGCAGGGCAGCCTGTCGATGCGCGGGCGGCAACTGATCGAGCATGCAGGCGTCTCGCGGCGCCAGTGGGGCGCGTTCATGCCAGGGGTGCCGGACGTGTCGGAATTCCCGAGCCGCACGTGGAGCCGCCTGCAGGCGCGGCTGTGGAAGGAGGCCAATCCGGAGCTGCTGACCTATGCGCCGGGCGGCGGCTACCGGCCGCTGCGGCGCGCGCTCGCCGATTACCTGCGCGTCGCGCGCTCGGTCAAATGCTCGCCGGACCAGGTGATCATCACGACGGGCATCCATCAATCGATCGATCTCGCGGTGCGGCTGCTGTCCGACATCGGCGATCGCGCGTGGGTCGAGGAACCCTGCTACTGGGGCGTGCGCAGCGTCCTGCAGGCGGCCGGCCTCGCGCTCGCGCCGGTGCCGGTCGACCAGGAAGGGCTCGACCCGCGCGCGAGCGACATGCAGCGTCCGCCGCGGCTCGTGCTCGTCACGCCGTCGCATCAGTACCCGCTCGGGATGGTGATGAGTCTCGCGCGGCGCCGCATGCTGCTCGAATATGCGCGCCAGCACCGCTGCTGGATCATCGAGGACGACTACGACAGCGAATTCCGCTACGGCAGCCGCCCGCTCGCGTCGCTGCAGGGGCTCGACGACGGCGGCCGCGTGATCTACGTCGGCAGTCTCGGCAAGATGCTGTTCCCGGGGCTGCGGATGGGCTACATGGTCGTGCCCGAGCATCTGGTCGACACCTTCCGCACCGGGCTGTCGGAGCTGTATCGCGAAGGCCAGTTGATGCAGCAGGCCGTGCTCGCCGAATTCATCATGGACGGCCATCTCACTTCGCACGTCAGACGAATGCGCACGCTGTACGGCGAGCGCCGGCAACTGATGATCGACGCGATCCGCGCGCGCTTCGGCGACGCGCTGCCGGTGATGGGCGACGAGGCCGGCCTGCATCTGGTGCTCGGCCTGCCCGGCGCGTGCGACGATCGCGCGGTCACGCAGAGCGCATTCGACGCGGGCGTGATCGTGCGCCCGCTCACCAGCTACTACAGCAACCTCGACACCGCGCGGCAGGGCCTGCTGCTCGGCTATGCATGCGTCGCGCACGAAGGCATCCGCCCCGCGTTCGACACGCTCGCCGATACCATCGAGCACCATCTGCCGCGGGACATCACGCGCGCGGCATGA
- a CDS encoding MFS transporter — protein sequence MSEFASPAGAHEPAVNWRAMSAVLLAVALATLDTAIANTALPAIATDLHASPAASVWIINAYQLAMVATLLPFASLGDIVGHKRVYVAGLAVFTLASLGCSLASTLPTLTAARIVQGFGASAIMSVNVALIRGLFPAHRLGRGVGFNALVVGVSFAVGPTIASLILSVAAWPWLFAVNVPLGVFALAVAIPSLPQTARGKHAFDPIAALFNVITFASLIFALGEFAQRGPLTVVFAAAAMAFSFGWLLIRRQAGHPAPMLPVDLFRRPVFTLSALTAVCAFAAQGLAFVSLPFYFETVLHRNAVETGFLMTPWSAIVALAAPIAGRLSDRYPPGLLGAIGLALLSAGMVSLAALPVSPGVVDIGWRMMLCGAGFGFFQSPNLKALMSSAPPERSGGASGIIATARLIGQATGAALVALSFGIAGRHGPTLALMLGAGFAGAASVASGLRLFAPSHRSSVSAGTERATK from the coding sequence TTGTCCGAATTCGCTTCCCCCGCCGGCGCGCACGAGCCGGCCGTCAACTGGCGCGCGATGTCCGCCGTGCTGCTGGCCGTCGCGCTCGCGACGCTCGACACCGCGATCGCGAACACCGCGCTGCCCGCCATCGCGACCGACCTGCATGCGTCGCCGGCCGCGTCCGTGTGGATCATCAACGCGTACCAGCTCGCGATGGTCGCGACGCTGCTGCCGTTCGCGTCGCTCGGCGACATCGTCGGCCACAAGCGCGTGTATGTCGCCGGGCTCGCGGTGTTCACGCTGGCGTCGCTCGGGTGTTCGCTCGCGTCGACGCTGCCGACGCTGACGGCCGCGCGTATCGTGCAGGGCTTCGGCGCGAGCGCGATCATGAGCGTGAACGTCGCGCTGATCCGCGGCCTGTTTCCCGCGCACCGGCTCGGGCGCGGCGTCGGTTTCAACGCGCTCGTCGTCGGCGTGTCGTTCGCGGTGGGGCCGACGATCGCGTCGCTGATCCTGTCGGTGGCCGCGTGGCCGTGGCTGTTCGCGGTAAACGTGCCGCTCGGCGTGTTCGCGCTCGCCGTGGCGATTCCGTCGCTGCCGCAGACGGCGCGCGGCAAGCACGCGTTCGATCCGATTGCCGCGCTGTTCAACGTGATCACGTTCGCGTCGCTGATCTTCGCGCTCGGCGAATTCGCGCAGCGCGGGCCGCTGACGGTCGTGTTCGCGGCGGCCGCAATGGCCTTCTCGTTCGGCTGGCTGCTGATCCGCCGCCAGGCCGGGCATCCGGCGCCGATGCTGCCGGTCGACCTGTTCCGCCGGCCCGTGTTCACGCTGTCCGCGCTGACCGCCGTGTGCGCGTTCGCCGCGCAGGGGCTCGCATTCGTGTCGCTGCCGTTCTATTTCGAAACCGTCCTGCATCGCAACGCGGTCGAGACGGGGTTCCTGATGACGCCGTGGTCGGCGATCGTCGCGCTTGCCGCGCCGATCGCGGGGCGGCTGTCGGATCGTTATCCGCCCGGGCTGCTCGGTGCGATCGGCCTGGCGTTGCTGAGTGCGGGCATGGTGTCGCTCGCCGCGCTGCCGGTGTCGCCGGGCGTCGTCGACATCGGCTGGCGGATGATGCTGTGCGGCGCGGGCTTCGGCTTTTTCCAGTCGCCGAACCTGAAAGCGCTGATGTCGAGCGCGCCGCCCGAGCGCAGTGGCGGCGCGAGCGGGATCATCGCGACCGCGCGGCTGATCGGGCAGGCGACGGGCGCGGCGCTGGTTGCACTGTCGTTCGGGATCGCGGGCCGCCACGGGCCGACGCTTGCGTTGATGCTCGGGGCGGGCTTCGCGGGCGCGGCGAGCGTCGCGAGCGGGCTGCGGCTGTTCGCGCCGTCGCATCGCTCAAGCGTGTCGGCAGGGACGGAGCGGGCTACGAAGTAG
- a CDS encoding lipase secretion chaperone → MAEREGRAPLTRRVAIYGVAGLAAITGVAMWSGAGSHRGTGVASDTPDTAAVGGVAAAAPQPAVPASAGLPPSLAGSSAPRLPLDAGGHLAKSRAVRDFFDYCLSAQSDLSAAALDALVVREIAAQLDGTVAQAEALDVWHRYRAYLDALATLRDAGAVDKSDLGALQVALDQRASIAYRTLGDWSQPFFGAEQWRQRYDLARLKIVQDRSLTDAQKAERLAALEQQMPADERDAQQRVDRQRAAIDRIAQLQKSGATPDAMRAQLTQTLGPEAAARVAQMQQDDASWQSRYADYAAQRAQIESAGLSPRDRDAQIGALRQRVFTKPGEAVRAASLDRGAGSAH, encoded by the coding sequence ATGGCGGAACGTGAAGGGCGCGCGCCGCTGACGCGGCGCGTGGCGATCTACGGTGTCGCGGGGCTGGCGGCGATCACCGGCGTCGCGATGTGGAGCGGTGCGGGATCGCATCGCGGCACGGGCGTCGCGAGCGACACGCCGGATACGGCCGCGGTGGGCGGCGTGGCGGCTGCCGCGCCGCAGCCCGCCGTGCCGGCGAGTGCGGGCCTGCCGCCGTCGCTCGCCGGTTCCAGCGCACCACGGTTGCCGCTCGATGCGGGCGGGCATCTCGCGAAGTCGCGCGCGGTGCGCGATTTCTTCGACTATTGCCTGAGTGCGCAGAGCGACCTGAGCGCGGCCGCGCTCGATGCGTTGGTCGTACGCGAGATCGCCGCGCAGCTCGACGGCACGGTCGCGCAGGCCGAGGCGCTCGACGTATGGCACCGGTATCGCGCGTATCTCGATGCGCTCGCGACGTTGCGCGATGCCGGAGCGGTCGACAAGTCGGACCTGGGCGCGCTGCAGGTCGCACTGGATCAGCGCGCGTCGATCGCGTACCGCACGCTCGGCGACTGGAGCCAGCCGTTCTTCGGCGCGGAGCAGTGGCGGCAGCGCTACGACCTGGCGCGATTGAAGATCGTTCAGGATCGCTCACTGACGGATGCGCAGAAGGCCGAGCGACTCGCGGCGCTCGAACAGCAGATGCCGGCCGACGAACGCGACGCGCAGCAGCGGGTGGATCGGCAGCGCGCCGCGATCGACCGGATCGCGCAATTGCAGAAGAGCGGCGCGACGCCCGATGCGATGCGCGCGCAACTGACGCAGACGCTCGGCCCCGAGGCGGCGGCACGCGTCGCGCAGATGCAGCAGGACGATGCGTCGTGGCAGAGCCGTTACGCGGATTACGCGGCGCAGCGTGCGCAGATCGAATCGGCCGGCTTGTCGCCGCGGGATCGCGACGCGCAGATTGGCGCGCTGCGGCAGCGCGTGTTCACGAAGCCCGGCGAAGCCGTGCGCGCGGCATCGCTCGATCGTGGAGCGGGCAGCGCGCATTGA
- a CDS encoding ABC transporter ATP-binding protein gives MKSDDVIVSFRGVRKTYDGEALVVKSLDLDIRRGEFLTLLGPSGSGKTTCLMMLAGFEFPTGGEIRLDGELLNNVPPHKRNIGMVFQNYALFPHLTVEQNVAYPLTVRKLPAAERAERVAHALRMVQMERFAKRYPAQLSGGQQQRIALARALVFEPKLVLMDEPLGALDKQLREHMQYELKALHEKLGVTFVYVTHDQGEALTMSDRVAVFDKGIVQQLDTVDRLYESPCNEFVANFIGDSNRLRGTIARVDGEFCEFRLDDGTKLVGRHIGEAAEGASAVACIRPERMSLAAHGANGANGTANCVSGEARSLIYFGDHVRMRCVLPGQDECFVKVPLGTGALDAFSPGAPVSLAFSPEHLRVFA, from the coding sequence ATGAAGTCCGATGATGTGATCGTCAGCTTTCGCGGCGTGCGGAAGACCTACGACGGCGAGGCGCTCGTCGTCAAATCGCTCGACCTCGACATCCGCCGCGGGGAATTCCTGACGCTGCTCGGGCCGTCCGGCTCGGGCAAGACGACCTGCCTGATGATGCTCGCCGGCTTCGAATTCCCGACCGGCGGGGAGATCCGCCTCGACGGCGAGCTGCTGAACAACGTGCCGCCGCACAAGCGCAACATCGGCATGGTGTTCCAGAACTACGCGCTGTTTCCGCACCTGACGGTCGAGCAGAACGTCGCGTATCCGCTGACGGTGCGCAAGCTGCCGGCCGCCGAGCGCGCGGAGCGCGTCGCGCATGCGCTGAGGATGGTGCAGATGGAGCGCTTCGCGAAACGCTATCCGGCGCAACTGTCGGGCGGCCAGCAGCAGCGCATCGCGCTGGCGCGCGCGCTCGTGTTCGAGCCGAAGCTGGTGCTGATGGACGAGCCGCTCGGCGCGCTCGACAAGCAGTTGCGCGAACACATGCAGTACGAACTGAAGGCGCTGCACGAAAAGCTCGGCGTGACCTTCGTGTACGTGACGCACGACCAAGGCGAGGCGCTGACGATGTCCGATCGCGTCGCCGTGTTCGACAAGGGCATCGTGCAGCAGCTCGACACCGTCGACCGCCTGTACGAATCGCCGTGCAACGAATTCGTCGCGAACTTCATCGGCGACAGCAACCGGCTGCGCGGCACCATCGCGCGCGTCGACGGCGAATTCTGCGAATTCCGGCTCGACGACGGCACGAAGCTCGTCGGCCGCCATATCGGCGAAGCCGCCGAGGGCGCATCGGCCGTCGCGTGCATCCGCCCCGAGCGCATGAGCCTCGCGGCGCACGGCGCGAACGGCGCGAACGGCACCGCCAATTGCGTGAGCGGCGAGGCGCGCAGCCTCATCTATTTCGGCGATCACGTGCGCATGCGCTGCGTGCTGCCGGGGCAGGACGAATGCTTCGTGAAGGTGCCGCTCGGCACCGGCGCGCTCGACGCGTTCTCGCCCGGCGCGCCCGTCTCGCTTGCGTTCTCGCCCGAACATTTGCGCGTATTCGCGTGA